The following proteins are co-located in the Pedobacter sp. FW305-3-2-15-E-R2A2 genome:
- a CDS encoding AAA family ATPase: MQWNYYVVFLVEQEIEAQDRFAIESDLDFARKFVLNKNALAGWLQRFYEVGTTSDSQIIDKGLAEIWGEKLGEHGLDFLVERSLPVNLGVERIISGDFPGTSDKNNNNEWVEDHEVYFGAIQELKTIKYREYPKSDVPFGFGKVNLINGANGHGKTSLLEAIEYFYTGDNFRNEEAVSKKDYEIQVRLEGETDYRVSKSDLAIFDERDRVWYNGAKGRSGTALALNFNRFNFYNTDASFRLTLNKNELDVENAFRDLALGEEINQLKTHIKAYQEELRQGFEWKGQLCLEYQKEIDEAADTLNQLSRSRDDFSILFAELTDLLSKSSINIPSYNPELPNLEEIRHNLKEFNANLNHLLKEVDWLPEVTLRTVREEYKALNAIYGTAKKLNVELEEMRENVGRVEKDKRLALQKNSLLKILSSLMKEGVTATDPNYKIYLELSDKKKHSFASYADMKKHYESRYAKLQFTIPQYIDQLQFRLRELRHAQSVARISTSWARERLSEAQTIVSTISDYGFEYLNIVPGVCICPLCKTGFESFEKLKGGIELDLKLLNERGNFVDTLKEEQKINNELHDSSYDFDRIQSLEFRAIQWKGSKKIDLQSDTIEHIIRVIFDRIKKKLDQSESSIEETNRIIDWGNKRKLQLEQLEKVRRQLDDYVPAEITGSAEEVNDTILALENEVRNFNEELGKHTTAIDALSLQHYNLLKEFTPIESRRQGRHLEQPILKRIDCLNHYAENFINYQYMVYDPDRRVQDVLEETEHLYEFVDQLCYDLTLKERSASLSQQAMETIDDRNGQLKRLRPEIKRLEDALDAIDSLHEHYSEADYFNNFLLANKEQIKAIFLTIHAPKEFTDILISGGKIQLLKTNGEISDLFTISTGQRSALALAVFLTLNSKVKKGPQLIIFDDPLAFTDDLNILSFLDYLREIISGSSGGKQLFFATANENLAFLFNKKFDVFKDAYKNIVLKR, encoded by the coding sequence ATGCAATGGAATTATTATGTCGTATTTTTAGTTGAACAGGAAATTGAGGCACAAGATAGATTTGCCATTGAATCTGATCTTGACTTTGCACGAAAATTTGTGCTGAATAAAAATGCTCTGGCAGGTTGGCTTCAGCGGTTTTATGAGGTCGGCACTACCTCCGACTCACAAATTATCGATAAGGGCCTGGCTGAAATCTGGGGAGAAAAACTTGGAGAACATGGACTGGACTTTTTAGTGGAAAGGTCATTGCCGGTCAATTTGGGCGTGGAAAGAATTATTTCCGGTGATTTTCCCGGGACCTCTGATAAAAACAACAACAATGAATGGGTTGAAGACCATGAGGTATACTTCGGGGCTATCCAGGAATTGAAAACAATAAAGTACCGGGAATATCCGAAATCGGATGTGCCCTTTGGTTTTGGCAAGGTTAATCTGATTAATGGAGCAAATGGTCATGGAAAGACTTCTCTCCTGGAAGCTATCGAATATTTTTATACCGGCGATAATTTCAGGAACGAGGAGGCCGTTTCAAAAAAAGACTATGAGATCCAGGTCAGGTTGGAGGGAGAGACTGATTATCGTGTTTCTAAAAGCGATTTGGCCATTTTTGACGAAAGAGATCGTGTTTGGTATAATGGTGCTAAAGGCCGTTCTGGAACTGCACTTGCTTTAAATTTTAACAGGTTTAATTTTTACAATACAGATGCCTCTTTCCGGTTGACGTTAAACAAAAATGAACTGGATGTCGAAAATGCATTCCGTGATCTGGCCCTGGGTGAAGAAATTAATCAGTTGAAAACTCATATTAAAGCTTACCAGGAAGAACTTAGACAGGGGTTTGAATGGAAAGGGCAATTGTGCCTTGAGTACCAAAAAGAGATTGATGAGGCTGCTGATACTTTAAATCAACTCTCCCGCTCAAGGGATGATTTTTCTATTTTGTTTGCCGAATTGACCGATCTGCTTTCTAAGAGTAGTATCAATATTCCTTCTTACAACCCAGAATTGCCTAATCTGGAGGAGATCAGGCATAATTTAAAAGAATTCAACGCAAATCTTAATCATTTACTAAAAGAGGTGGATTGGTTGCCGGAAGTAACCTTAAGAACAGTAAGAGAAGAATATAAAGCGTTAAATGCTATTTATGGCACTGCTAAAAAATTGAATGTTGAACTAGAGGAAATGCGCGAGAATGTAGGTCGTGTTGAAAAAGATAAGCGGCTGGCATTGCAAAAAAATAGTTTGCTCAAGATCCTGTCAAGTCTCATGAAGGAAGGAGTGACCGCGACAGATCCAAACTACAAAATTTATTTGGAGTTGAGCGATAAAAAAAAGCACTCTTTTGCGAGCTACGCTGATATGAAAAAGCATTACGAATCCAGGTATGCAAAACTTCAGTTCACCATTCCCCAATATATAGATCAATTACAATTCCGGCTACGAGAGCTTAGACATGCCCAAAGTGTAGCCAGAATATCTACGAGCTGGGCACGCGAACGTCTGTCGGAGGCGCAGACAATAGTTTCCACTATTTCTGATTATGGATTTGAGTATCTGAACATAGTCCCTGGAGTTTGTATATGCCCGCTCTGTAAGACCGGGTTTGAATCATTTGAAAAATTAAAAGGTGGCATCGAATTGGATCTTAAACTTTTAAATGAGCGCGGGAATTTTGTGGATACCTTAAAAGAAGAACAAAAAATCAACAATGAACTTCACGATTCATCTTATGATTTTGACAGGATTCAGTCTTTGGAGTTTCGTGCCATACAGTGGAAGGGTAGTAAAAAAATTGATCTGCAATCCGACACAATTGAGCACATTATCCGGGTGATCTTTGATCGGATTAAAAAGAAACTTGACCAAAGTGAATCTTCGATAGAGGAAACTAATCGTATTATTGACTGGGGCAATAAACGAAAGCTCCAACTGGAACAGCTTGAAAAGGTGCGAAGGCAGCTGGATGATTATGTCCCGGCAGAAATCACAGGATCTGCTGAAGAAGTAAACGATACTATTTTAGCATTGGAAAATGAGGTGAGAAATTTCAATGAAGAACTCGGTAAACACACGACCGCAATTGATGCTTTGTCTCTCCAACACTACAATTTGTTAAAAGAATTTACTCCAATTGAATCAAGGAGGCAGGGGCGGCATTTAGAGCAACCGATTTTGAAGCGAATCGACTGCCTGAATCATTATGCTGAAAATTTCATTAATTATCAATATATGGTCTATGATCCTGACAGGCGTGTGCAGGATGTTTTAGAGGAAACAGAACATTTGTATGAGTTTGTAGATCAGTTGTGCTATGATTTGACGTTAAAAGAAAGAAGTGCCAGTTTGTCTCAACAGGCGATGGAAACCATCGATGATCGGAACGGCCAGTTAAAACGACTTAGGCCGGAGATCAAGCGCCTGGAGGATGCTTTGGATGCTATTGACTCGCTTCATGAGCATTATAGTGAGGCAGATTATTTCAATAATTTTCTGCTTGCTAATAAAGAACAAATAAAGGCTATATTTCTTACCATTCATGCCCCTAAGGAATTTACAGACATTTTAATTAGCGGGGGCAAAATTCAACTGCTAAAAACGAATGGTGAGATCAGCGATCTTTTCACGATCAGCACCGGGCAACGGTCAGCACTGGCATTAGCGGTATTTTTAACGCTTAATAGCAAAGTTAAAAAGGGGCCACAGCTCATCATATTCGACGATCCTCTTGCTTTCACTGATGACCTTAATATTTTGTCTTTCCTCGATTATCTCCGGGAAATAATTTCGGGTAGTTCCGGTGGAAAGCAACTTTTTTTTGCTACCGCAAATGAGAATCTCGCATTTCTTTTTAATAAGAAATTTGATGTGTTCAAGGATGCATACAAGAATATTGTTCTTAAGCGATGA
- a CDS encoding M12 family metallopeptidase, producing the protein MKTTKLILTGIMAVLLCVTSCKKQIDNASEPESKDLGKTQEGEWKAAYYMGSLISYQRINGQNVFNGDMIITDDQLSASPPKKTDVQTEGHGQNNIWPGATIYYSISSNFNTNERSVITSAINDWANKTGLSFVSRNTGTYLRIQRGSANNCTVGYVSNATMNLSDPTAKGIVVHELGHAIGLHHEQLRADRDTYIDVKWNNISQSAQSSYNIMTGLNYGGTTFDFASIMLYGSYNGYGAINSSLPTTTRKNGTTWVDPSWSGSKTPSTGDVNWVKTMYGL; encoded by the coding sequence ATGAAAACCACTAAACTGATTCTGACAGGCATCATGGCTGTCCTGCTATGTGTAACCTCCTGTAAAAAACAAATCGACAATGCTTCAGAACCTGAGTCGAAAGACCTCGGTAAAACTCAGGAGGGCGAATGGAAAGCCGCCTATTACATGGGTTCACTCATCAGCTACCAACGCATCAACGGGCAAAATGTATTCAATGGAGATATGATCATTACCGACGATCAGTTATCTGCTTCTCCACCTAAAAAAACAGATGTTCAGACAGAAGGACATGGTCAAAACAATATCTGGCCAGGTGCAACGATTTATTATAGCATCAGTTCGAACTTCAACACCAATGAAAGATCTGTGATTACATCAGCCATTAATGACTGGGCAAATAAAACCGGGCTTAGCTTTGTATCCAGAAATACCGGTACTTATTTGAGGATACAACGTGGCAGCGCCAATAACTGTACCGTTGGGTATGTCAGCAATGCAACGATGAACTTATCTGACCCAACTGCAAAAGGAATAGTAGTACATGAGCTGGGACATGCCATCGGCTTACATCATGAGCAATTGCGTGCCGACCGGGACACCTATATTGACGTGAAATGGAACAATATCAGTCAGTCCGCTCAAAGCAGCTATAATATCATGACAGGACTGAATTACGGAGGAACAACCTTTGATTTCGCCTCCATTATGCTATATGGCTCTTATAACGGTTACGGTGCGATCAACAGTAGCCTCCCTACCACTACCCGCAAAAACGGAACAACCTGGGTTGATCCCTCATGGAGTGGATCTAAAACCCCTTCTACAGGTGACGTAAATTGGGTAAAAACGATGTACGGACTTTAA
- a CDS encoding DUF6266 family protein, whose amino-acid sequence MGKLINGIFGGFHGRIGNLVGYTLNGKYIIRKIGRSSKPLTPGRKANCQKMTLVNEILSPSLPAIQVGYRLAVAGTDKNEYNEAVSYNKKNALQGTYPNLSLDYSKVLLSMGTLPAAIHPTLSQTGDQITFNWEVTADQAYQYANDRAMLVVYFPDLKISRCDLLGSRRIEGVHTLKIAQDHVNERMEAYISFVKDNGRAVSDSMYAGALNAPKNIEISEKPHPEREGSKQEFNYIGSDFGIISYRKYLLDLGTAVIEPASGRKEIITSAWSIYVLKSTISDQRIGDCSIRFKQNEKFTAEMKVNISPAEQRKGYAKEAASAMISFLFSKSEVNRIVKIVDAQDEAAIALLKSLGFREGEYFKDSVFSEGKWASEYQFALLKLDWDSSK is encoded by the coding sequence ATGGGAAAATTAATAAATGGCATATTTGGCGGATTCCATGGCAGAATCGGCAACCTGGTGGGTTATACCTTAAACGGTAAATACATCATCAGAAAAATAGGAAGAAGTTCTAAACCCCTCACTCCGGGCAGGAAAGCAAACTGTCAAAAAATGACACTTGTGAATGAGATCCTGAGCCCTTCCCTTCCTGCTATCCAGGTAGGATATCGCCTTGCGGTGGCAGGAACGGACAAAAACGAATACAATGAGGCGGTTTCTTACAATAAGAAAAATGCCCTTCAGGGAACCTATCCAAACCTTAGCCTGGACTATAGCAAAGTGTTATTGAGCATGGGAACGCTTCCTGCAGCCATTCATCCTACCCTTAGTCAGACAGGCGATCAAATCACCTTTAACTGGGAAGTAACGGCTGATCAGGCCTATCAGTATGCCAACGATCGTGCAATGCTGGTGGTCTATTTTCCTGATTTAAAAATATCCCGTTGCGATTTACTCGGTTCAAGAAGAATTGAAGGCGTACATACCCTCAAGATCGCTCAGGACCATGTAAATGAACGCATGGAGGCCTATATCTCTTTTGTCAAAGACAATGGAAGAGCAGTTTCGGACAGCATGTATGCGGGTGCTTTAAATGCCCCTAAAAACATAGAAATTTCAGAGAAACCCCATCCGGAAAGGGAAGGCTCAAAGCAGGAGTTCAATTATATCGGTTCAGATTTTGGCATCATCAGCTATCGGAAATATCTTTTGGATCTGGGAACCGCTGTTATCGAACCAGCAAGCGGGCGGAAGGAAATAATAACCAGCGCCTGGTCGATATACGTACTAAAAAGCACGATCAGCGATCAGAGAATTGGCGATTGCTCCATTAGATTCAAACAAAATGAGAAGTTTACCGCGGAAATGAAAGTCAACATTTCTCCTGCAGAACAACGCAAAGGTTATGCAAAAGAAGCGGCATCAGCGATGATCTCCTTCCTGTTTAGCAAATCAGAAGTGAACCGGATTGTAAAAATCGTGGATGCGCAGGATGAGGCCGCGATTGCTTTGCTGAAAAGCCTGGGCTTCAGGGAAGGAGAATATTTCAAGGACAGTGTATTTTCAGAGGGCAAATGGGCCAGTGAATATCAGTTTGCGCTATTAAAATTGGATTGGGATTCATCAAAATGA
- a CDS encoding TfoX/Sxy family protein — MAYDEQLANQIRESLSDREDVTEKEMFSGICFMVDHKMCVCVSGNELLCRIGSEKVQVELEKGNCRNMMNNGRVMKDYVYVEDIALGNLKKLNYWVDLCLEFNPIAKSSKKT; from the coding sequence ATGGCTTATGATGAACAACTGGCTAATCAGATACGAGAATCACTCTCTGACCGTGAAGATGTAACTGAAAAGGAAATGTTCAGTGGAATATGCTTTATGGTTGATCACAAAATGTGTGTCTGTGTCTCAGGCAATGAACTATTATGCCGCATAGGCTCAGAAAAAGTCCAGGTAGAACTTGAGAAAGGCAATTGCAGGAACATGATGAACAATGGCCGGGTAATGAAAGACTATGTGTACGTTGAAGACATTGCCCTTGGTAACTTAAAGAAGTTGAATTATTGGGTTGACCTATGCCTTGAATTTAACCCAATAGCCAAATCATCCAAAAAAACTTGA